Proteins encoded in a region of the Pigmentiphaga litoralis genome:
- a CDS encoding amidase — MTHLHELTATEIVQAIHGGRTTAVAVAEACLLHIESRDADVQAWEYLDPGLVLEQARALDRAGGKGALQGVPVGLKDIIDTADMPTALGTPIHAGRRPTIDAACTALTRRAGGIIMGKTVTTEFANRFPGKSRNPHDVTRTPGGSSSGSGAAVGASMVPLAVGTQTTASTIRPASFCGCVGYVPSRGDIRTFGVMEAAASFDTVGLIARSVEDINLFRNVLIGTPPAALPEVAINEARIGFARTGFWNECDEDTKAFLEGFAKTLAADGAAVSDVAMPVALDEVQEAHRWVSSFEFVRNRTFEIDHHWERISSALRGGRIQDGMDCSFELYGESRETLRRCAALLDDVFKDYDVLLTPAVAGEAPVGLTSTGNASFSTLWTALNIPAVTLPLHRGPNGMPVGLQFVSRRYADRMLLGIARAVSRKHG, encoded by the coding sequence ATGACCCATCTACATGAACTGACGGCCACCGAAATCGTCCAGGCCATCCATGGCGGACGAACCACTGCGGTCGCCGTTGCAGAGGCGTGCCTGTTGCACATCGAATCCCGCGACGCCGACGTGCAGGCCTGGGAGTATCTCGATCCCGGCCTGGTGCTCGAGCAAGCTCGAGCGCTCGATCGCGCGGGCGGCAAGGGGGCGTTGCAGGGCGTGCCGGTGGGGTTGAAAGACATCATCGATACGGCCGACATGCCGACGGCGCTGGGCACGCCCATTCATGCGGGCCGGCGGCCGACCATCGACGCCGCATGTACCGCCCTGACGCGCCGCGCGGGTGGGATCATCATGGGCAAGACGGTCACCACCGAATTTGCCAATCGTTTTCCGGGCAAGTCGCGCAATCCGCATGACGTCACGCGGACTCCCGGTGGGTCGTCCAGCGGGTCGGGCGCTGCCGTGGGCGCATCGATGGTGCCGCTGGCTGTCGGCACACAGACCACCGCGTCGACCATCCGCCCCGCCTCGTTCTGTGGCTGCGTGGGGTATGTGCCGAGCCGCGGCGACATCCGCACCTTTGGGGTGATGGAGGCCGCTGCATCGTTCGACACGGTGGGCCTGATTGCCCGATCGGTTGAGGATATCAACTTGTTTCGCAACGTGCTGATCGGCACGCCGCCGGCCGCCCTGCCCGAAGTCGCGATCAATGAGGCGCGCATCGGCTTTGCACGCACCGGCTTCTGGAACGAGTGCGACGAGGACACCAAGGCTTTCCTGGAAGGCTTCGCGAAGACACTGGCCGCCGATGGCGCCGCGGTCAGCGACGTGGCCATGCCTGTTGCGCTGGACGAGGTGCAGGAAGCCCATCGATGGGTGTCGAGCTTCGAGTTCGTGCGCAATCGCACATTCGAGATCGACCATCATTGGGAGCGCATCAGCAGCGCGCTGCGCGGCGGCCGCATCCAGGATGGGATGGACTGCAGCTTCGAGCTGTATGGCGAATCGCGCGAGACCTTGCGCCGGTGCGCGGCCCTGCTCGACGATGTCTTCAAGGACTATGATGTCCTGCTGACGCCCGCCGTGGCGGGGGAAGCGCCCGTGGGCTTGACGTCCACCGGCAATGCATCGTTCTCGACGTTGTGGACGGCGCTGAATATTCCGGCGGTCACGCTGCCACTGCACCGTGGGCCGAATGGCATGCCGGTTGGCCTGCAATTTGTGTCGCGCCGGTATGCGGACCGCATGCTGCTGGGCATTGCCCGCGCCGTCTCGCGCAAGCACGGCTGA
- a CDS encoding AbrB family transcriptional regulator: MNHLKSAARVAATLVAGLIGAEVCVWLKTPLPWMIGPLLVVAALKMADTPLQFPVPFRAAGQWIIGTSLGLYFTPVINAQLAHYLPWVIVSVLFAMAAGIGGGRLLQRMTGVDSKTAFFAVAIGGSSEMAVQAERNGGRVDLVAAAHSLRILMVVLIIPTIFRLSDVHGTDPYTPGLGHFDLLGLIKLGGLTALVGWFLNRYKIPNAWVIGPLLFTIALTAAGVDWTTLPRWIVNVAQLFIGCALGIRFTKKFIHTAPRYMAGVAVSVLLLMGVMAAFGYVLSLLSGIPAPTAVLATAPGGIAEMSLTAQVLHFGVPVVTVFHVTRVLVMVLSVGPLYRIMKPWLERDLPVTAPEAPPVR; encoded by the coding sequence GTGAATCATCTGAAATCCGCGGCGCGCGTCGCCGCGACCCTGGTCGCCGGGCTGATCGGCGCCGAAGTCTGTGTCTGGCTCAAGACCCCCCTTCCCTGGATGATCGGCCCATTGCTGGTGGTCGCCGCGCTCAAGATGGCGGATACGCCGCTGCAGTTCCCTGTCCCGTTCCGCGCGGCCGGCCAGTGGATCATCGGCACGTCGCTGGGCCTGTACTTCACCCCGGTCATCAATGCGCAGCTGGCGCATTACCTGCCGTGGGTGATCGTCAGTGTGCTGTTTGCCATGGCCGCCGGTATCGGCGGCGGGCGGCTGCTGCAGCGCATGACGGGCGTGGATTCCAAGACGGCGTTCTTTGCGGTGGCGATCGGCGGGTCGTCGGAAATGGCGGTGCAGGCCGAACGCAATGGCGGCCGTGTCGATCTGGTGGCTGCCGCGCATTCGCTCCGCATACTGATGGTTGTGTTGATCATTCCAACCATCTTCCGGCTGAGCGACGTGCATGGAACCGATCCTTACACGCCGGGCCTGGGGCACTTCGACCTGCTCGGGCTGATCAAGCTGGGCGGCCTGACCGCGCTGGTGGGCTGGTTCCTGAACCGATACAAGATTCCGAACGCGTGGGTGATCGGACCGCTGCTGTTCACCATTGCGCTGACCGCTGCGGGCGTGGACTGGACGACGCTGCCGCGCTGGATCGTCAACGTCGCGCAGCTTTTCATCGGTTGCGCGCTGGGGATTCGCTTCACCAAGAAGTTCATCCACACCGCGCCGCGCTACATGGCGGGCGTGGCCGTGTCGGTCCTGCTGCTGATGGGTGTCATGGCCGCGTTCGGGTACGTGCTGTCGCTGCTGAGCGGCATCCCCGCGCCGACCGCCGTGCTGGCCACCGCGCCGGGCGGCATTGCCGAGATGAGCCTGACGGCCCAGGTGCTGCATTTTGGCGTGCCCGTCGTGACGGTGTTCCATGTCACGCGCGTGCTGGTGATGGTGCTGTCGGTCGGCCCGCTGTACCGGATCATGAAGCCCTGGCTGGAGCGGGACCTGCCGGTTACCGCGCCGGAAGCGCCGCCCGTGCGGTAA